In Parus major isolate Abel chromosome 3, Parus_major1.1, whole genome shotgun sequence, the following are encoded in one genomic region:
- the LOC107201287 gene encoding translation initiation factor IF-2-like, translating to MARRKPGRGGGERGKRGVARAALPRQRRVPAKCARPVAVTARSPGRVSAPPFNPRAAAAAGGGGNNNSQPPAANAAAVAASQRDRARSLRPEKESPPPPRPLLSPHGPARRPFPPRPPPVPGAAWRGQPGGEEGGSRALLPPGCRPAAAAAPGAVRRWRGERGERYAFISGKAGGLWQKMSAGWAGRRRAGGERRFLCAVPERGGIRRTGRRRGCGGAAATRGGGGGAGSSRVLASQEWEASEAKMPPGSAAPLGKAGASTLLARRGSPLAQPAPSEPARDLGARPGALASAHQTYRTDESPAFQERWAERRSVVNARTSDGW from the exons ATGGCGAGGCGAAAAccggggaggggagggggggaaagggggaaaaggggggtTGCCCGGGCCGCGCTCCCGCGGCAGCGTCGGGTCCCAGCGAAATGTGCCCGCCCGGTCGCTGTCACTGCTCGTTCACCGGGGAGAGTCTCGGCTCCACCATTCAACCcacgggcagcagcagcagcaggaggaggaggaaacaaCAACTCGCAGCCGCCCGCCGCCAACGCCGCCGCCGTCGCCGCCAGCCAGCGCGATCGAGCGCGATCCCTCCGCCCGGAGAAAGAGTCCCCTCCTCCTCCGCGCCCCCTCCTCAGCCCCCACGGCCCCGCGCGCCGCCCCTTCCCCCCGCGCCCCCCTCCAGTCCCCGGCGCTGCCTGGCGGGGGCAGCCAGGCGGGGAAGAAGGGGGGAGCCGGGCTCTCCTGCCCCCCGGCTGCCGCCCCGCTGCCGCGGCGGCCCCCGGCGCTGTCCGGCgctggaggggagagaggggcGAGCGCTACGCGTTTATTAGCGGGAAGGCGGGCGGGCTGTGGCAGAAGATGTCGGCGGGGTGGGCGGGAaggcggcgggcgggcggtgAAAGGCGCTTTCTCTGCGCGGTGCCGGAGCGCGGAGGGATACGACGCacggggaggaggaggggctGCGGCGGGGCAGCGGCGACtcgcggcggcggcggcggcgctggaAGTTCCCGAGTTCTAGCGTCGCAAGAATGGGAAGCGAGCGAAGCCAAAATGCCCCCGGGGAGCGCGGCCCCACTGGGGAAGGCCGGCGCTTCCACACTCCTCGCTCGCCGAGGCTCCCCCCTAGCCCAGCCCGCTCCCTCGGAGCCAGCCAGGGACCTCGGGGCTCGGCCAGGGGCTTTGGCATCTGCGC ATCAGACATACCGGACTGACGAATCTCCTGCCTTCCAGGAGCGatgggcagagaggaggagTGTTGTCAACGCGAGGACGAGCGATGGATGGTGA